Genomic DNA from uncultured Acetobacterium sp.:
GAGACTCCAGAGATTTCGTTCACAATTTAACTATTATACACTTTATTTAATCCCACGTGAAGACTTTATCACTAATTCACTGCTGAAAGACCTGACCTTCTCGATTTTTATGATTAATTTCGATAATTACATTCATTATAACGTCTAATGATTCTTTTCGCAATTATTTCGAATTTGATGATCCTCAAATTTATGCGTTTTTCATCAAAATATGATAACTGCTGCTAGAATTTGAATAGAAAGAATCTTTTTTTAAACTATTTTCATAATCCTCTTATTCAATCAACCTTTAACCTAACGTTTTTAAATTGCTCACAATGCTTCAACGACATATCAAAAACTCGTCAACAGGCAACTTTCCTGAAACGCCTAAAAATTTTTAGTTTATTAATTAAAAAATCAATGGCATTCATCGAACATAGAAAACGCCATCATAACTCATCTCTGGATATCAGTTTTACTTATTGGTAAGTTAGTTCATATTAGCTTAAACGTAAATTAATTATATATTTTTAAGATTACTTCTAAAATTATTGAATCGATGGTAAAGACAATGTTTATATTTCCTTTTGTCAAGCCGTTTTTCTATCTTTCAAAAATAAACTGTTCAATAAATTTCTACTTATTTCTTAAATGAATTTAACCGCAGACTTGCAAAATCTCCGGGTCTATTGTATTATACGCATTGCTAATTTGTAAATAAATTGCAACAACCAATGATGCATTTAAGTCACAGACATCACCGTGACACCATCATGTATTGACAACGGAGGTCAAATGAAGAAAAATTTAATAAAAAGTGCCTGTGTGAGTCTTGCCTTTGTTTTCTGTCTGGGTGTGGTACCCGGACCGGTTATGGCAGAAGAACAAACGGTGGACGTAACACAAATTGCCCAAGCTGTTGAAACTGCACAAGCGGAATCAGCTGCTCCCCTGCCAAATTTATTTTCAGCACGAACCACTGCACCTGGTTCAGATAATGCCTATTTTTTTGCTGATAATCCTTATGCCCAAGGCGGTTATGGTATGCCGAACTGCACTGCCTATGCCTTTGGTCGAGCTTATGAAATTTTAGGGACCAAACCTAATTTGTGTATGGGCAATGCCAATTCCTGGTGGGCTTATAACCAGAGTACCGGTTATTATCCATCCGGTTCCACTCCCAAACTCGGCGCCGTTATCTGTTGGGGCGGCAGTTCTGACGGACATGTGGCGATTGTTGAAGCCATCAATGGCAACACGGTCACCCTTTCTGAATCAACCTATAGCGGTATCTTTTTCCAGAACTACACCTATACCATGGGTGCTGAAGATTCAACCTCTGTCGGCGGATTCCAAGGTTATATCTACATCGGCGATTATATCGATGCTGCATCCGATACAACTGCTCCAACATTATCAGATGTCCTTGTCACCGATTATGAAAACCAGGGAATTCGGGTTACTGCACTGGTTTCGGATGATTTAAGCGGTGTTGAACGGGTATTTTTTCCAGTCTGGACCGAAAATGGTGGTCAGGACGATCTAATCTGGCATGAAGGAACTGTTGAAGGGAACGTGGCCAGCTGTTTTATTCCATACAGTGATCACAACAACGAACTTGGCAACTATAATGTTCACGTTTATGCCTATGACAAAGCCGGCTTATTCAGTATGATTGGTACCTCAATCACAAGAGCCGACACCTTTACCAGCCTGGGTGAAATTAGTTTAAAAAGCTAGCTTATTGATGTAAAACAAAAAGTCTTCCAGACTAGTGGTTCAACACGAACCACTACTGGAAGACTTTTTTGTGACTTCTGTTGACGAAGGAACGTCTGTACTCCTCTCATAATTCCTTCATCATCAAATCATCCGCACCTGGTTTCTGCCATGATGCTTGGCAGCATAAAGAGCCTGATCAGCTCGGGAGATAATCGTCCCTGCGGCACTATCGCCGCGATAGACTGATACCCCCAGACTACCTGTGATCTTTTCCGGATGGGAAAAATGCGTGGCACTGATCCGCATTCTGATTTTTTCCGCCAACAGCATTGCTCCGGCTTCATTTGTATCAGGGAGGATAAAAATAAATTCTTCACCGCCCCATCTGCCGACAATATCGGTGGCCCGGATGCTCTTTTTAAAAGCATCCGCCAGCTCTTTTAAGATGACATCACCAGCCTGATGTCCAAAAATATCATTGACCTGTTTAAAATGGTCGATATCCAGAAGAATCACAGCAAAAGGACTTTGCGTTCGCTTGGATCGTTTGAATTCTCTTTCAAGCGCATCATCCAATTTATAGCGGTTATAAAGCTGAGTCAGTTTATCTGTTTCTGAAAGCTTGATGATTTCGTCCCGAAGTTTTACTTTTTCGGTAATATCCCGGGTCACTCCAAGGATCTCCTTAAACTGGTTTTGTTCGTCATAAATGCCAGACATAATCGTATCTGTAAAAATTGGGGTGCCATCCTTATGAAATTGTCGCTGTTCAAATTGAACCGCATCAAAATGCTGTCCGCTTTTTACCATGCGGTTAATAATCTCCAATGTTTTTTTCATTACCTTTAATGCATCCGGTAAAAAATAGTTGATTTCCTGATAATGATTTATGACTTCATCAACCGTATAACCGGTTATTTTTTCCACTGACGGGCTGATATAGGTGAATTCGCCCTTCAGATTTACCGTGGAAATAATGTCACCGGCGTTGTCAATTAAAAGGCGATGTCTTTCTTCACTCTCTCTCAGTTTCTTTTCCAGTTCTTTGATGGCGGTCACATCCCTGATCACTGTGAGCATAGATTCTGCTCCGCCAATGGTAATTATTTTTAATGAGATATTCCAGAAGAATTCTTCATTGAGCTTGTTTTTATAAGTAGTCTCGATATTTTTGTAGTATTTTCTCTGTTCAAATTCATCATAAGCATCATTAAACTCTGTATCACTCATCCCTAATTGCAAGATATTGACGTGCTGATTAATTACTTCTTCTTCGATTAATCCAGTTATTTCTAAAAAAGTCTGATTAACTGCAATGACTTTCCGATCTTGCATACTAATAATGACGGTAGCATCAGGAATATTCCTAAAAATCATTTCGAAATTCTCATATGATTCTGTGAATTTTTTGATTGAGTGCTCAATTTGCTGATTCATACTGTCAAAAATATTGGAGAAGTCAAAAGACAGCTTATCACTAATCGATAAACCTTGTGGAATAATATCATAGGCTTTCGATGCAAAGTATTTAAACTGCTTCTGAAAGCTTTCTATCGATTTTTCAACAATACCACTTCCATAAATATCGTGTGAAAGATTCCCTTTCCCTAATGCCAACGAAAAATCCCGAATTTCCCGCATCGCTTGGTCCAATTCCTGAAATTCATCATCTTCAACAAATTTTTCGGGTAGCGTGTCCAACTGCTCATCATTTATCAGGGCTTTAATATAATTCATCAGTGTTTTTGCATCTTCACTTATCATTATTAATCCTCTTGTTTCTTTAATGGTTTGTCATATCCAAATAAGATAAAGCAATTGAAGTCATAAAGATCAATTTTTTCTTGCCTGATCAGAAATGATTTCTTCCGCTGGTGACTTCTACTTTGATACCCAGATGAAGGCCATAAAATTCAAATCCCTATAAATAAAAAAACAACGATGCTGCCATCATTGTTTTTTCTGCATCTTATTGAGAAACGGCACTTAATTCGATGAGATTATTCCGACAATAAGATTCCAGCAGATCATCTGCCAACAAGGCCTCTTTTGTGTCTTGTTTAATCTTCTTCAAATCCTGCAGAAGTGCAACGGCCTGGGTATCATCCATATAACGAAACAACCCCGAACCCCATTTTGCAGCTACTTTACCCGTTGTATTGGTATGATAGTTCCAGAATTGCATCAACTTGGCCTCTTCCAGTGTCAGGGTGATTCGATGAGGCGATTTGGTTGCTACATAGCCCGACTCCCGATCGTTACCTTCCAATACGTCATCAATTAAAAATACCCCAAAAATGATCCGTTCCGCTTCCTTGGTATTTGGCAGTCTGGTCGTGAGCACTGCCAGGCTGTTGCGTCTGGCACTCTTTATCTTTCTTGTTTTACCGTCACCATCTTCACCAGCCATTACTTTCCAGCTTTTTAGCAACTGACTTTCATAACAGACAAAATTGCCATCTGCCATTAAATCATCCAAACCCGTTCGATCCAAGTCTCCATTGAGGTATTGAGCGCAAGGGGACTCTTTGCTACTGCACCACACCCGTTTCTCTTTTTCGATATTGTGTCGAATCACCGCTTCGCTGCAGATACCATTAAACCCGATTCGATCCAGAGATTCGCCACCATCGCAATAGTTTAATTTGAAAGCAATGTTTTGTCTTGAATTTGTCTTTTTAGTCTTCGTTTTAAGTGGTTGCTTTTTCTTTAATTCTTCCAGAGCTTTAATATAAGCAACTCTTTTTTCCCGCTTGTCCTGTTCTTCCCGTTCCCGTCGTTTATCATTCTCATCATCCTTAACTTTTATAAGATAATCGACCTGTTTTGCAATTGCCGGATCATTAATTTTCAAAAAGTTCTTAAAGGCATCCGGATAGATAAATTTCTTTTCATTAGGTTCACACGTATCGCTCGCTCCAAACAAAATAACGACGTGACCATTTTCTACTTCTTTAATTCTTCCGGTACCAAAAGTTTTATGGCTTACCGCTGCTTTTAATAATTCAATCATTTTTTCTCCTATTCTTATAGACCACAACAGTCTGGTACGATCATCTCTTTTCGTCCCCCTGAATCGGAATCAGATTGCCTCTGCCC
This window encodes:
- a CDS encoding CHAP domain-containing protein — its product is MKKNLIKSACVSLAFVFCLGVVPGPVMAEEQTVDVTQIAQAVETAQAESAAPLPNLFSARTTAPGSDNAYFFADNPYAQGGYGMPNCTAYAFGRAYEILGTKPNLCMGNANSWWAYNQSTGYYPSGSTPKLGAVICWGGSSDGHVAIVEAINGNTVTLSESTYSGIFFQNYTYTMGAEDSTSVGGFQGYIYIGDYIDAASDTTAPTLSDVLVTDYENQGIRVTALVSDDLSGVERVFFPVWTENGGQDDLIWHEGTVEGNVASCFIPYSDHNNELGNYNVHVYAYDKAGLFSMIGTSITRADTFTSLGEISLKS
- a CDS encoding diguanylate cyclase → MISEDAKTLMNYIKALINDEQLDTLPEKFVEDDEFQELDQAMREIRDFSLALGKGNLSHDIYGSGIVEKSIESFQKQFKYFASKAYDIIPQGLSISDKLSFDFSNIFDSMNQQIEHSIKKFTESYENFEMIFRNIPDATVIISMQDRKVIAVNQTFLEITGLIEEEVINQHVNILQLGMSDTEFNDAYDEFEQRKYYKNIETTYKNKLNEEFFWNISLKIITIGGAESMLTVIRDVTAIKELEKKLRESEERHRLLIDNAGDIISTVNLKGEFTYISPSVEKITGYTVDEVINHYQEINYFLPDALKVMKKTLEIINRMVKSGQHFDAVQFEQRQFHKDGTPIFTDTIMSGIYDEQNQFKEILGVTRDITEKVKLRDEIIKLSETDKLTQLYNRYKLDDALEREFKRSKRTQSPFAVILLDIDHFKQVNDIFGHQAGDVILKELADAFKKSIRATDIVGRWGGEEFIFILPDTNEAGAMLLAEKIRMRISATHFSHPEKITGSLGVSVYRGDSAAGTIISRADQALYAAKHHGRNQVRMI